A single genomic interval of candidate division KSB1 bacterium harbors:
- a CDS encoding LamG domain-containing protein has translation MKKLFINQYVAFLLVLMLASGCEWKDNPTSPEKIASERANNLNKTSCLECVEPPSDLVNWWPFDENDGSMAEDIIGGNHGSIFGATHVAGKVAKALNFDGNDDCVTAPDNASLDITSTITIDAWIKLTRIISEQTIVCKQPSGWADANHAGNFEFGIHYAKLSFKSQFAPYNRTTGHTANMPDLVIGEWYFVAVTADATSRMVKFYVNGNLVDSAILPYSIMQYTNDEPLRIGRRKDGLFFNGIIDEVEVFNRILSSEEIKALYNAGSAGKCKFIHVEIDIKPGSYPNSINCQNNNGVIPVAIITTEAFDATNVDHKTVRFGKTGIEAMEMHVDKKTCEPKRHEEDVDGDGDIDLVFHFRFGDTHIECGDEEAILTGVTFGGKNIIGIDSIRAFGD, from the coding sequence ATGAAAAAGCTATTCATTAATCAGTACGTGGCTTTCCTTTTGGTGTTGATGCTTGCTTCTGGTTGTGAATGGAAAGACAATCCCACCTCTCCAGAAAAAATTGCATCTGAAAGAGCCAACAATCTAAACAAAACGTCTTGTCTTGAGTGTGTTGAACCGCCTTCGGATTTGGTGAATTGGTGGCCATTCGATGAGAACGATGGTTCTATGGCTGAAGATATTATAGGTGGTAATCATGGATCGATATTCGGTGCAACTCATGTAGCTGGTAAAGTTGCCAAGGCGCTTAATTTTGATGGCAACGACGATTGTGTTACAGCACCAGATAATGCTTCGTTAGATATTACATCCACCATAACTATCGATGCCTGGATTAAATTAACTCGTATTATCAGCGAACAAACAATAGTTTGTAAGCAACCATCAGGTTGGGCAGATGCAAATCATGCTGGCAACTTTGAATTTGGTATCCATTATGCTAAGCTATCATTTAAATCACAGTTTGCTCCGTACAATCGAACTACAGGTCATACGGCCAATATGCCTGATTTGGTCATCGGTGAATGGTATTTTGTTGCAGTTACTGCTGATGCAACTTCAAGAATGGTGAAATTTTATGTCAATGGAAATTTGGTTGACTCCGCCATTTTACCATATAGCATCATGCAGTATACCAATGATGAGCCGCTGCGGATTGGCAGGAGGAAAGATGGGTTATTTTTCAATGGGATCATCGATGAAGTTGAAGTATTCAACCGCATACTTTCCTCTGAAGAAATTAAAGCACTATATAATGCGGGCAGCGCTGGCAAATGCAAGTTCATTCATGTCGAAATTGATATCAAACCTGGTAGCTATCCCAATTCTATCAATTGCCAAAATAACAATGGTGTTATCCCTGTGGCAATCATCACCACTGAAGCTTTTGATGCCACAAATGTTGATCATAAAACCGTACGATTTGGAAAAACTGGCATCGAAGCAATGGAAATGCATGTAGATAAAAAGACCTGTGAACCAAAACGTCATGAAGAAGATGTCGATGGTGATGGCGACATCGACCTGGTTTTTCATTTTCGTTTTGGCGATACGCATATTGAATGCGGCGATGAAGAAGCTATTCTCACGGGTGTAACTTTTGGTGGGAAAAACATAATCGGCATTGATTCCATTCGTGCTTTTGGTGATTGA